The following coding sequences lie in one Bremerella alba genomic window:
- a CDS encoding AAA family ATPase — translation MLPTLDWSGGKIGVRLRFEPKDLADLKVQYLAAAKLAAETRAVGSGKSKAIKVKLWPTNLREFLDRKLNSLFTTKCYLLDPGKLFAPVNGIAHPQQLPPGAEPVEGKPLNRLIRINVIGAQRGFGSPATGESDDPEKSRRSERLSEQLKSYYKSHLDPTDYVEPSDIEALEAIEEAQKQYDLRLKAGFGAAMAELQDLNYPGVADPILKIGTKLRPVDGLSHSAAVQYEISPDAGGGTTQSLALPEHYNGLGYQNLISMVFRLMAFRDAWMRVDKASKTVSDTTNDILIPPLHLVLVEEPEAHLHVQVQQVFARKAYNVLRNH, via the coding sequence ATGCTTCCAACTCTTGACTGGAGTGGTGGCAAGATAGGAGTCCGCCTTCGTTTCGAACCTAAGGATCTGGCGGACCTTAAGGTCCAGTATCTAGCAGCCGCAAAGCTCGCAGCTGAGACACGAGCGGTAGGATCAGGAAAAAGCAAGGCAATTAAGGTGAAGTTGTGGCCCACAAACTTGCGCGAGTTTCTTGATCGTAAACTCAACTCACTTTTTACAACGAAGTGCTACTTACTTGATCCAGGCAAGTTGTTTGCTCCAGTCAATGGAATTGCTCATCCGCAACAGTTACCGCCTGGAGCAGAACCGGTTGAAGGAAAGCCGTTGAACCGCCTGATTCGGATCAATGTCATTGGTGCCCAGCGAGGGTTTGGTTCGCCAGCCACTGGTGAATCAGACGATCCGGAAAAGTCGCGAAGGAGCGAGAGGCTCTCCGAACAGCTCAAGTCCTATTATAAAAGCCACCTTGATCCGACTGACTATGTAGAACCATCTGATATTGAGGCTCTCGAAGCGATCGAGGAAGCCCAAAAGCAGTACGACTTACGTCTCAAGGCCGGCTTTGGCGCGGCCATGGCTGAGCTTCAGGATTTGAACTACCCCGGTGTTGCTGATCCCATTCTGAAAATTGGTACCAAGCTGAGGCCGGTGGACGGGCTCAGCCACAGTGCTGCCGTACAATACGAGATTTCACCAGACGCTGGCGGTGGAACAACTCAATCGCTTGCCCTTCCAGAGCATTATAACGGCCTTGGCTACCAGAACTTGATTTCGATGGTATTCCGCCTGATGGCATTCCGGGACGCTTGGATGCGTGTCGATAAAGCATCCAAGACCGTCAGCGACACAACCAACGATATCCTAATTCCACCCTTGCATCTTGTGCTAGTTGAAGAGCCGGAAGCTCACCTTCACGTTCAAGTACAACAAGTGTTCGCACGAAAAGCGTACAACGTCTTAAGGAACCACTGA
- a CDS encoding ATP-dependent nuclease encodes MSTHSSHVAHECDFACLRYFRRLPKGPKPIPTSAVINLSDVFGGNDETARFVARYLLSTHCELFFADAAILVEGAAERIQVPHFIKHHFETLHKSYVTLLEISGSHSHRLSPLIEALGLITLAITDLDSVDPANHRKKAIPKKGAKLVTSNPTLKAWHPKKDSIDDLLALSDQSKIKTYEEVPLFAFRVAYQTSVSIEHG; translated from the coding sequence GTGAGTACACACTCAAGCCACGTAGCCCATGAATGCGACTTCGCGTGTCTAAGATACTTTCGTCGACTCCCGAAAGGCCCAAAGCCAATTCCAACATCGGCAGTAATCAATTTATCGGATGTTTTCGGCGGGAACGATGAAACCGCGAGATTTGTAGCCCGTTACTTGCTATCAACGCACTGTGAGCTGTTCTTCGCAGATGCCGCGATCCTAGTAGAAGGGGCCGCCGAACGAATACAAGTGCCGCACTTTATTAAGCACCACTTCGAGACATTGCATAAAAGCTATGTCACGCTGCTCGAGATTTCGGGAAGCCATTCCCATCGTCTCAGTCCATTGATCGAGGCGCTTGGGCTGATTACCTTAGCCATCACCGACCTGGACTCGGTCGATCCAGCAAACCATCGAAAGAAGGCAATCCCAAAGAAGGGAGCAAAGCTTGTAACGAGCAATCCAACCCTCAAGGCTTGGCATCCGAAAAAAGATTCCATCGACGACTTACTTGCTCTCAGTGACCAATCGAAAATAAAAACGTATGAAGAAGTTCCGCTCTTTGCGTTTCGCGTAGCATACCAAACGTCAGTTTCAATCGAACACGGATAA
- a CDS encoding AAA family ATPase: MQISYVELQGFRKLARIRIDFNDTITLFVGANNSGKTSAMDAICAFLAETHSFTTNDFTLSNWSQINAIGEK, translated from the coding sequence ATGCAAATCAGCTACGTGGAGTTACAGGGGTTTCGTAAGCTTGCACGGATACGGATAGATTTCAACGATACGATTACGCTCTTCGTTGGTGCTAACAACAGTGGTAAGACATCTGCGATGGACGCAATCTGCGCGTTCCTCGCCGAGACCCATAGTTTTACCACCAACGATTTCACGCTTTCCAATTGGTCCCAGATTAATGCAATTGGAGAAAAGTGA